One segment of Rhodopirellula baltica SH 1 DNA contains the following:
- a CDS encoding PTS sugar transporter subunit IIA, which produces MKFSDFVKTGAIRAELTATTKEAVIDELVQSLLDAGEISADQRDDIVAAIMKREELGSTGIGRGVAVPHTKHPSVQQLVGTVGVSEQGVDFDSLDGERVQLFFLLISPPERPGDHLRALENISRQLRDESFCRFLKQSKTADDIQQLLQEADDNQFAAG; this is translated from the coding sequence ATGAAGTTCTCCGACTTTGTAAAAACCGGCGCAATCCGCGCCGAATTGACCGCCACAACCAAAGAAGCGGTGATCGACGAACTGGTCCAGTCGCTTCTTGATGCTGGCGAAATTTCCGCTGACCAGCGTGACGATATCGTCGCTGCGATCATGAAGCGGGAAGAACTCGGCAGCACCGGCATCGGCCGTGGTGTCGCCGTCCCTCACACCAAACACCCCAGCGTTCAACAACTTGTTGGCACCGTGGGTGTCAGCGAGCAAGGAGTCGATTTCGATTCGCTCGACGGTGAACGCGTTCAACTTTTCTTCCTCTTGATCAGCCCGCCCGAACGCCCCGGCGATCACTTGCGTGCTCTCGAGAACATTTCTCGCCAACTGCGTGACGAATCGTTCTGCCGCTTCCTCAAACAGAGCAAGACTGCCGACGATATCCAACAACTGCTGCAAGAAGCCGACGACAACCAATTTGCCGCCGGTTGA
- the ptsP gene encoding phosphoenolpyruvate--protein phosphotransferase: MPSTFLTSERTRRNQSDRVIRHRSMMLELQGIPVSPGVAIGPALVLDADGYRIPRCIVPASDVEDEFARLHTAVDLVSAHLEHSRLETTATAGRSTGDIFAAQLQMLHDPRLHSELQRRIGEDRQSAAFAVSGVLHNYASALRRLDNPLLADRAQDVLDIERQLLMQLGAVTRQPLSDLSEPVIVLSHMLTPSETANLDRRFVKGFCTETGGPGGHTAIVAKGLEIPAVVGIGDFLHQIAGSNCVIVDGDRGKLIVDPDDDVLENYRERAEYRRSLAVRLAELSQLPAETTDGVRIQLNANIEFPHETVACIDRGADGIGLYRTEFLYLSSDDEPSEEDHYQAYSEVVQKMDGRPVVIRTLDLGADKMGRGNMAHRENNPFLGLRSIRLSLRNLDVFRPQLRAVLRAAVHGDVRVMFPLITTINELRQARMLLNVVAEDLQESGLPYRSDLPVGMMVEVPAAVMMLEHFASEVDFFSIGTNDLAQYTLAVDRSNEYVADLYQSSDPAVLRLIQHSIDVAAKSQTPVSVCGEMSSNPGRALLLLGMGVRNLSVPPSALPRVKKVIRNVSIDQCKAIAERVMKLEAARDVDLYLLDRLSDLAPELVMQ; this comes from the coding sequence GTGCCTAGCACATTCCTGACCTCTGAACGCACAAGAAGAAACCAATCGGATCGAGTCATTCGGCATCGAAGCATGATGCTTGAATTGCAAGGCATTCCCGTGTCACCGGGTGTCGCCATCGGCCCAGCCCTCGTGTTGGACGCTGATGGATACCGCATCCCGCGTTGCATCGTCCCGGCGTCTGACGTCGAGGATGAGTTCGCGCGTCTGCACACAGCGGTCGACTTGGTCAGCGCCCATCTGGAACACAGCCGGCTGGAAACCACTGCTACCGCCGGTCGTTCTACCGGTGACATCTTCGCAGCCCAATTGCAGATGCTGCATGACCCGCGATTGCACTCGGAATTGCAACGCAGGATCGGCGAAGACCGCCAATCAGCCGCGTTTGCCGTCAGCGGAGTGCTGCACAATTACGCATCGGCTCTTCGCCGACTCGACAACCCGTTGCTGGCCGATCGAGCTCAGGACGTGCTGGACATCGAGCGACAACTGCTGATGCAACTCGGCGCTGTCACTCGCCAACCCCTGTCTGATCTCAGCGAACCTGTCATCGTGCTTTCGCACATGCTAACGCCCAGCGAAACGGCCAACCTCGACCGCCGATTCGTCAAAGGATTCTGCACCGAAACCGGTGGTCCCGGCGGCCACACCGCGATCGTTGCAAAAGGCCTTGAAATCCCAGCCGTGGTTGGCATCGGTGACTTCCTGCATCAAATCGCTGGCTCCAACTGTGTGATCGTCGATGGCGACCGCGGGAAGCTGATTGTCGATCCAGATGACGATGTTCTGGAAAACTACCGCGAAAGAGCGGAGTACCGGCGTTCCTTGGCGGTGCGGTTGGCGGAACTCAGCCAACTACCGGCCGAAACGACTGACGGCGTTCGCATTCAACTCAACGCGAATATTGAATTTCCACACGAGACCGTGGCCTGCATCGATCGCGGTGCGGACGGAATCGGTCTTTATCGAACTGAATTCTTGTACTTGTCTTCCGATGACGAACCATCTGAAGAAGACCATTACCAGGCGTACTCCGAAGTCGTTCAAAAGATGGACGGCCGCCCGGTTGTCATCCGGACGCTCGACTTGGGTGCCGACAAAATGGGCCGTGGCAACATGGCTCATCGCGAAAACAATCCGTTTCTAGGATTGCGAAGCATCCGCTTGTCCCTTCGCAATCTCGACGTGTTCCGGCCACAGCTACGTGCTGTTCTACGAGCTGCGGTGCATGGCGACGTTCGCGTGATGTTCCCGCTGATCACCACGATCAACGAGCTTCGACAGGCCCGCATGCTGCTGAACGTCGTCGCCGAAGACTTGCAGGAATCAGGCCTGCCGTACCGCAGCGACTTGCCCGTCGGAATGATGGTCGAAGTCCCGGCTGCGGTGATGATGTTGGAACACTTCGCCAGCGAAGTCGATTTCTTCAGCATCGGCACCAACGATTTAGCTCAGTACACATTGGCCGTCGATCGAAGCAACGAATACGTCGCGGACCTCTATCAATCGAGCGACCCCGCAGTACTTCGATTGATTCAACACAGCATCGATGTGGCGGCAAAAAGCCAAACGCCCGTGAGCGTTTGTGGCGAGATGAGCAGCAACCCTGGCCGCGCTCTGTTGTTGCTCGGCATGGGTGTTCGCAATCTCAGTGTGCCGCCGTCGGCGCTGCCTCGAGTGAAAAAAGTCATACGCAATGTTTCGATCGATCAATGCAAAGCGATTGCCGAACGCGTGATGAAACTGGAAGCCGCTCGCGACGTCGACCTGTATCTGCTGGATCGCCTGTCCGACTTGGCTCCTGAATTGGTGATGCAATGA
- the hpf gene encoding ribosome hibernation-promoting factor, HPF/YfiA family codes for MQVNVSARHGALQPGDQALVEEKALKLRRLYDRVNAIDVTIDLENLDKPHVEFRISVEHSDDLIAHAEATTVIAALDSAIPKAEQQLRKLKEKKTEHRATAHKHIESVDTNDE; via the coding sequence ATGCAGGTGAACGTTTCCGCCCGTCACGGGGCATTGCAACCCGGCGACCAAGCATTGGTCGAAGAAAAGGCCCTCAAACTGCGACGTCTTTATGATCGAGTGAATGCGATCGACGTCACAATCGACCTCGAAAATCTCGACAAACCCCACGTCGAATTTCGCATTTCCGTCGAGCATTCTGATGATTTGATCGCGCACGCCGAAGCGACCACCGTCATCGCTGCTTTGGACTCCGCCATCCCCAAAGCTGAACAACAGTTGCGGAAGCTGAAAGAGAAAAAGACAGAACATCGCGCCACCGCCCACAAACACATCGAAAGCGTCGACACCAACGACGAATGA
- a CDS encoding HPr family phosphocarrier protein, with translation MSAPIHERSVRVVNRQGLHARPADLLVRCASEFQCQIFLQKGSEKVDCRSILSLLTLGATEGTDLTVSAQGQDAEQALEAVGRLFDLGFHELDENSGSPACSAGGTSDSPDQSPS, from the coding sequence ATGAGTGCCCCAATACACGAGCGTTCTGTTCGTGTCGTCAATCGCCAAGGTTTGCACGCCCGGCCAGCCGATTTGCTGGTTCGCTGTGCGTCGGAATTCCAATGCCAGATCTTCCTGCAAAAGGGATCTGAAAAGGTGGATTGCCGTAGCATCCTGTCTCTGTTGACGCTCGGTGCCACCGAAGGAACCGACCTGACGGTTTCCGCGCAAGGACAAGACGCCGAACAAGCCCTCGAAGCCGTCGGTCGTTTGTTTGACCTCGGTTTTCACGAACTTGACGAGAACTCTGGTTCGCCTGCCTGTTCGGCCGGCGGCACCAGCGATTCTCCCGACCAATCACCCTCGTAG